In the Piscinibacter sp. XHJ-5 genome, one interval contains:
- a CDS encoding lytic murein transglycosylase encodes MVRLWMSLGACAFVLATQLRATAQTGEPLATCIASLRAELPSRPDVLPQTFDTYTRDVQDLRPLIDNATRAQPEFQLPIWDYLARRADAQRIAQGRELMQRQSAALEGIARRHGVDAATAVAVFGVETDYGRVSGGYPVVDATLSRACLNLKSAERKQHFFAALWLLQEGVVKREDFKGSWAGAFGMTQFMPATFARYMNDGDGTGSADIVHSVPDALATTARYLRGLGWADGMPWGVEVKVPQSLADANALESDHGCLADAKPAGRCRSVAQWSAAGVKRIDDTPLVGAGPAGRLEASHAGALLMPAGPAGPAWLVTPNYQAIWRYNRADAYALAIGLLSDALRGGPLQRTAWPTDDPGLSRAEFRELQGLLLARGHCELRVDGAEGPRTSAAIRDEESKLGWTPTGRGGGKLLAALRSQAGPASGCEALAAVAASGTAVAASAPASAASGAARPPHEPSPASAPLPASAPLPPAPAGKSSSPS; translated from the coding sequence ATGGTGCGACTCTGGATGTCCCTCGGCGCGTGCGCCTTCGTCCTCGCGACGCAGCTTCGCGCCACCGCGCAGACCGGCGAGCCGCTGGCGACGTGCATCGCGTCGCTTCGCGCCGAGCTGCCGTCGCGGCCCGACGTGCTGCCGCAGACCTTCGACACCTACACCCGCGACGTGCAGGACCTGCGTCCGTTGATCGACAACGCCACCCGCGCCCAGCCCGAGTTCCAGCTGCCGATCTGGGACTACCTCGCGCGGCGCGCCGACGCGCAGCGCATCGCGCAGGGCCGCGAGCTGATGCAGCGCCAGAGCGCAGCGCTCGAAGGCATCGCGCGCCGCCACGGCGTCGATGCGGCCACCGCGGTCGCCGTGTTCGGCGTGGAGACCGACTACGGCCGCGTCTCGGGCGGCTATCCGGTGGTCGACGCGACGCTGAGCCGCGCCTGCCTCAACCTGAAGAGCGCCGAGCGCAAGCAGCACTTCTTCGCCGCGCTGTGGCTGCTGCAGGAAGGCGTGGTCAAGCGCGAGGACTTCAAGGGCTCGTGGGCGGGCGCCTTCGGCATGACGCAGTTCATGCCGGCCACCTTTGCGCGCTACATGAACGACGGTGACGGCACGGGCTCCGCCGACATCGTCCACAGCGTGCCCGACGCGCTGGCGACCACCGCGCGCTACCTGCGCGGGCTCGGCTGGGCCGACGGCATGCCGTGGGGCGTCGAGGTGAAGGTGCCGCAGTCGCTGGCCGATGCCAACGCGCTGGAATCGGACCACGGCTGCCTGGCGGACGCCAAGCCGGCGGGCCGCTGCCGAAGCGTCGCGCAATGGAGCGCCGCCGGCGTCAAGCGCATCGACGACACGCCGCTGGTGGGCGCGGGCCCGGCGGGACGGCTCGAAGCAAGTCACGCCGGTGCACTCCTGATGCCTGCCGGCCCGGCCGGGCCCGCCTGGCTGGTCACGCCCAACTACCAGGCGATCTGGCGCTACAACCGCGCCGACGCGTATGCGCTGGCCATCGGGCTGCTCTCCGATGCGCTGCGAGGCGGTCCGCTGCAGCGGACCGCCTGGCCCACCGACGACCCGGGGTTGTCGCGGGCCGAGTTCCGCGAGCTGCAAGGGCTGCTCCTGGCGCGCGGACATTGCGAGCTGCGCGTCGACGGCGCCGAGGGACCGCGCACCAGCGCGGCCATCCGCGACGAAGAAAGCAAGCTCGGGTGGACGCCGACGGGACGCGGCGGCGGCAAGCTGCTGGCGGCGTTGCGGTCGCAAGCGGGGCCGGCGTCCGGCTGCGAGGCGCTGGCCGCGGTCGCGGCATCCGGGACGGCCGTGGCGGCTTCGGCGCCGGCATCGGCGGCGTCCGGTGCGGCGCGGCCGCCGCACGAGCCTTCGCCGGCATCGGCGCCGCTGCCGGCCTCGGCACCGTTGCCGCCGGCGCCGGCGGGGAAGTCGAGCTCGCCCTCGTGA
- a CDS encoding NAD(P)/FAD-dependent oxidoreductase, with product MDQVDAVVIGAGVVGLAVARALAQRGLDTIVAEAANAIGTGTSSRNSEVIHAGLYYPAGSQKARLCVQGRERLYAYCESHGIEHRRCGKLIVARGQAQQAKLDKIEAQAIANGVTDVRRLGGAEARAMEPALLADEALLSPSTGIIDSHGLMLSLQGDMEAAGGALALLSPVEAVRCGKGVHEVDVGGESATTLAARIVVNAAGLWAPHVASRTAGVAPRHVPRAHFAKGNYYSLAGRAPFSRLIYPIPEDAGLGVHLTLDLAGQARFGPDVEWLAVESPERIDYRVDPGRADAFYAEIRRYWPGLPDGALQPAYSGVRPKLGGPGSPAGDFVVQGPATHGIGGLVNLFGIESPGLTSCLAIADVVADAVI from the coding sequence ATGGATCAAGTCGATGCAGTCGTCATCGGGGCCGGCGTCGTCGGTCTGGCCGTCGCCCGGGCGCTCGCGCAGCGGGGCCTGGACACCATCGTCGCCGAAGCGGCGAACGCCATCGGCACCGGCACCAGCTCGCGCAACAGCGAGGTCATCCACGCCGGGCTGTACTACCCCGCCGGGTCGCAGAAGGCGAGGCTGTGCGTGCAGGGCCGCGAGCGCCTGTACGCGTACTGCGAATCCCACGGCATCGAGCACCGGCGCTGCGGCAAGCTGATCGTCGCGCGCGGCCAGGCGCAGCAGGCCAAGCTCGACAAGATCGAGGCCCAGGCCATCGCCAACGGCGTGACCGACGTGCGGCGGCTCGGCGGCGCCGAGGCGCGTGCGATGGAGCCGGCGCTCCTTGCCGACGAAGCGCTGCTGTCGCCGTCGACCGGCATCATCGACAGCCACGGCCTGATGCTGTCGCTGCAGGGCGACATGGAAGCCGCCGGCGGCGCGCTGGCGCTGTTGTCGCCGGTTGAGGCCGTGCGCTGCGGCAAGGGCGTGCACGAGGTCGACGTCGGCGGCGAGAGCGCGACGACGCTGGCCGCGCGCATCGTCGTCAACGCTGCCGGACTGTGGGCCCCGCACGTCGCCTCGCGCACGGCCGGCGTGGCGCCCCGGCATGTGCCGCGGGCGCATTTCGCCAAGGGCAACTACTACTCGCTCGCGGGCCGCGCGCCGTTCTCCCGGCTGATCTACCCGATCCCCGAGGACGCCGGGCTGGGGGTGCACCTGACGCTCGATCTCGCGGGCCAGGCGCGCTTCGGACCCGACGTGGAGTGGCTCGCCGTGGAGTCACCCGAGCGCATCGACTACCGCGTGGATCCGGGGCGCGCCGACGCGTTCTACGCCGAGATCCGCCGCTACTGGCCGGGGCTGCCGGACGGCGCGTTGCAGCCGGCCTACAGCGGCGTGCGGCCCAAGCTAGGCGGTCCCGGCAGCCCGGCCGGCGACTTCGTCGTGCAAGGACCCGCGACGCATGGCATCGGCGGGCTGGTCAATCTGTTCGGCATCGAGTCGCCGGGCCTGACCTCGTGTCTGGCCATCGCCGACGTCGTTGCCGACGCGGTCATTTGA
- the tssK gene encoding type VI secretion system baseplate subunit TssK: protein MSLHSKVVWSQGMFLLPHHFQQEARHVEYQVDMRVRATGPHAWGFFELALDEGLLAVGRLGLTRATGVLPDGTPFSIPQHDAQPLALDVPAELKGEVVYLAVPLAREGVTQVGFDGLNGQEPVRWRANSEDLRDHTNAADEPEPVQTGALDLRLLRAKDATDGYGLLGVARVIERRSDNQVVLDRAYIAPQTRIDASQQLSAHASLLHGLVHQRARALAGRMGQLSHGVSEMADFLMLQTLNRAEPVLRQHALAPSTHPLDFYLACLQLAGDLATFTSEARVPPTYPLYRHDDLHACFAPVIADLRRMLSTVLERNAIQIDLADRAHGVRIAVFPDAELARNASFVLAVNAQMPTEQLRTRFPAQSKLGPPERLRDLVNLQLPGIVLRSLPTAPRQLPFHAGFHYFELDRGGELWKQLERSGSLAMHVAGEFPALELELWAIRQ from the coding sequence ATGAGCCTCCACAGCAAAGTCGTCTGGTCGCAGGGCATGTTCCTGCTGCCGCATCACTTCCAGCAGGAAGCGCGGCATGTGGAATACCAGGTCGACATGCGCGTGCGCGCGACCGGCCCGCATGCCTGGGGCTTCTTCGAGCTGGCGCTCGACGAGGGCCTGCTCGCGGTCGGACGCCTGGGCCTCACCCGCGCCACCGGCGTGCTGCCCGACGGCACGCCGTTCTCGATCCCGCAGCACGACGCGCAGCCGCTGGCGCTCGATGTGCCGGCCGAGCTCAAGGGCGAGGTCGTCTACCTTGCCGTGCCCCTGGCGCGCGAAGGCGTGACCCAGGTCGGCTTCGACGGCCTGAACGGCCAGGAGCCGGTGCGCTGGCGGGCGAACAGCGAGGACCTGCGCGACCACACCAACGCAGCCGACGAGCCCGAGCCGGTGCAGACCGGTGCGCTCGACCTGCGACTGCTGCGCGCCAAGGACGCGACCGATGGCTACGGGCTGCTCGGCGTTGCCCGCGTCATCGAGCGGCGCAGCGACAACCAGGTGGTGCTCGATCGCGCCTACATCGCACCGCAGACCCGCATCGACGCCAGCCAGCAGCTGTCCGCGCATGCCTCGCTGCTGCACGGCCTCGTGCACCAGCGAGCGCGCGCCCTCGCGGGTCGCATGGGGCAGCTCAGCCACGGCGTGTCCGAGATGGCCGACTTCCTGATGCTGCAGACGCTCAACCGCGCCGAGCCGGTGCTGCGCCAGCACGCGCTGGCGCCCAGCACGCATCCGCTGGACTTCTACCTCGCCTGCCTGCAGCTCGCCGGCGACCTCGCCACCTTCACCAGCGAGGCGCGCGTCCCGCCCACCTATCCGCTGTACCGGCACGACGACCTGCACGCGTGCTTCGCGCCGGTCATCGCCGACCTGCGCCGCATGCTGTCCACGGTGCTGGAGCGCAACGCCATCCAGATCGACCTGGCCGATCGCGCGCACGGCGTGCGCATCGCCGTGTTTCCCGACGCCGAGCTGGCGCGCAACGCGAGCTTCGTGCTGGCCGTCAACGCGCAGATGCCGACCGAGCAGCTGCGCACCCGCTTCCCGGCGCAGTCCAAGCTCGGCCCGCCGGAGCGGCTGCGCGACCTGGTGAACCTGCAGCTTCCGGGCATCGTGCTGCGCTCGCTGCCCACCGCGCCGCGGCAGCTGCCCTTTCATGCCGGCTTCCACTACTTCGAGCTCGACCGCGGCGGCGAGCTGTGGAAGCAGCTCGAGCGCAGCGGCAGCCTGGCGATGCACGTGGCCGGGGAGTTTCCCGCGCTGGAGCTCGAGCTGTGGGCGATCCGCCAGTGA
- a CDS encoding DotU family type VI secretion system protein translates to MEPSSINDPFAALDDQRTFIKPTPGGRTTTVPRPPDVATIGGDTAPPEPSGDNGLNPLVALANRLLLVVPQLRATRHVDDPAALRNSLAQGIRDFAARATAQGIAPERVMAARYVLCTMIDEAAADTPWGGAGVWGGHSLLAMFHNETEGGEKVFQLMARLAEKPAVNRDLLELIYSALTLGFEGRYRVIANGRAQLEAVRDKLAQILKQQRGDHAHALAQHWQGQPVGRRSAYSWLPLAAAAGVSALLMMGVYLALRSSLDTRSDPVFHQIQSLRLTAPVVSAPQPAPRPRLAQFLQSDIKAGLVAVRDEIDRSVVTIRGDGAFAPGSATLLPEREPLMGRIADALAQVSGNVLVTGHTDSQPISRTARFPSNWHLSEERARTVRDLLVSRKVAAERIRAEGRADAEPVVANDTAGNRALNRRVEVTLFVGRDAPNKAAAR, encoded by the coding sequence ATGGAGCCTTCCTCGATCAATGACCCCTTCGCCGCGCTCGACGACCAGCGGACCTTCATCAAGCCGACGCCGGGCGGCCGCACGACCACCGTCCCCCGCCCGCCGGACGTCGCCACGATAGGCGGCGACACCGCGCCGCCCGAGCCCTCCGGCGACAACGGCCTGAATCCCCTGGTCGCGCTGGCCAACCGCCTGCTGCTGGTGGTGCCCCAGCTGCGTGCGACGCGCCATGTCGACGATCCGGCGGCGCTGCGCAACTCGCTTGCACAGGGCATCCGCGACTTCGCCGCCCGCGCGACGGCGCAGGGCATCGCGCCCGAGCGCGTGATGGCGGCGCGGTACGTGCTGTGCACGATGATCGACGAGGCCGCCGCCGACACGCCGTGGGGCGGCGCCGGCGTGTGGGGCGGCCACAGCCTGCTCGCGATGTTCCACAACGAGACCGAGGGTGGCGAGAAGGTCTTCCAGCTGATGGCGCGGCTGGCCGAGAAGCCCGCCGTCAACCGCGACCTGCTGGAGCTCATCTACAGCGCGCTGACCCTCGGCTTCGAAGGCCGCTACCGCGTCATCGCCAACGGCCGCGCGCAGCTGGAAGCGGTGCGCGACAAGCTGGCGCAGATCCTCAAGCAGCAGCGCGGCGATCATGCGCATGCGCTGGCACAGCATTGGCAGGGTCAGCCGGTCGGGCGCCGCAGCGCCTACAGCTGGCTGCCGCTGGCCGCGGCCGCCGGCGTGTCGGCCCTGCTGATGATGGGCGTGTACCTGGCGCTGAGGTCGTCTCTCGACACCCGTTCGGATCCGGTGTTCCACCAGATCCAGAGCCTGCGTCTCACAGCGCCGGTGGTCAGCGCACCGCAGCCGGCGCCCAGGCCGCGGCTCGCGCAGTTCCTGCAGTCGGACATCAAGGCCGGCCTCGTCGCGGTGCGCGACGAGATCGACCGCAGCGTCGTCACCATCCGCGGCGACGGCGCGTTCGCCCCCGGCAGCGCCACGCTGCTGCCCGAGCGCGAGCCGTTGATGGGCCGCATTGCCGACGCCCTGGCGCAGGTCAGCGGCAACGTGCTCGTCACCGGCCACACCGACAGCCAGCCGATCTCGCGCACGGCGCGCTTCCCGTCGAACTGGCATCTGTCGGAGGAGCGCGCGCGCACGGTGCGCGACCTGCTCGTCTCGCGCAAGGTTGCGGCCGAGCGCATCCGCGCCGAAGGGCGTGCCGATGCCGAGCCGGTGGTGGCCAACGACACCGCCGGCAATCGCGCGCTGAACCGGCGCGTGGAGGTCACGCTGTTCGTCGGCCGCGATGCGCCCAACAAGGCTGCCGCCAGATGA
- the tssJ gene encoding type VI secretion system lipoprotein TssJ → MRILGLHLAAAVGLAAALGGCAGGPPKPAQVNGTIQASAQINPSASQRPSPLLVRVYELKSAAAFNSADFMSLYQRDTAELAADLVGKEEFVLAPGESKPYAKTLSPDTRFLGVIAAFRDLEHSKWRSVVAIQPGQKQQLTIRAADLSVEAAIGK, encoded by the coding sequence GTGAGGATCCTCGGCCTCCACCTTGCCGCGGCTGTGGGCCTGGCAGCAGCGCTCGGCGGTTGCGCGGGCGGTCCGCCGAAGCCCGCGCAGGTGAACGGCACCATCCAGGCCTCGGCGCAGATCAATCCCAGCGCCAGCCAGCGGCCTTCGCCGCTGCTCGTGCGCGTCTACGAGCTCAAGTCGGCCGCCGCGTTCAACAGCGCCGACTTCATGTCGCTGTACCAGCGCGACACGGCGGAGCTCGCGGCCGATCTGGTCGGCAAGGAAGAGTTCGTGCTCGCGCCCGGCGAGAGCAAGCCTTACGCGAAGACGCTGTCGCCCGACACGCGCTTTCTCGGCGTGATCGCCGCATTCCGCGATCTCGAGCACTCCAAGTGGCGCAGCGTCGTCGCCATCCAGCCGGGCCAGAAGCAGCAGCTGACGATCCGTGCCGCAGACCTGTCGGTCGAGGCCGCGATCGGCAAGTAA
- a CDS encoding fumarylacetoacetate hydrolase family protein — protein MNDTLTLSASDFLPADGHAGTLVGRAWLPGPTPGPGVVVFREGGVFDLGERFATMASLLERDDPAALVKAAPGRRIGDLDTLLANTARRVRDQAQPFLLAPCDLQVIKAAGVTFASSLLERVIEERAAGDASRAAGIREQVQSLIGGDLQAIRPGSEQAMKLKAMLIEQRMWSQYLEVGIGPDAEVFTKAPVMSAVGTGADIGIHPESAWNNPEPEVVLAVSSRGAVVGAALGNDVNLRDFEGRSALLLGKAKDNNASCAIGPFIRLFDAGFSLADVRQQDIELVVAGTDGFVLNGASTMRAISRDPQELADQTAGKNHQYPDGFMLFLGTLFAPVEDRDAPGRGFTHHVGDIVSIRSRHLGTLRNRVDTCDRIAPWTFGLRALMGNLAARGLLGGL, from the coding sequence ATGAACGACACCCTCACCCTGAGTGCTTCCGACTTCCTGCCGGCCGACGGCCATGCCGGCACGCTGGTGGGCCGCGCCTGGCTGCCCGGTCCGACGCCGGGGCCGGGCGTCGTCGTGTTCCGCGAGGGCGGCGTGTTCGATCTCGGCGAGCGCTTCGCGACCATGGCCAGCCTGCTCGAGCGCGACGATCCGGCCGCCCTGGTCAAGGCCGCGCCGGGACGGCGCATCGGCGACCTGGACACGCTGCTGGCCAACACCGCCCGCCGCGTGCGCGACCAGGCGCAGCCCTTCCTGCTGGCGCCGTGCGACCTGCAGGTGATCAAGGCCGCTGGCGTCACCTTCGCCTCCAGCCTGCTGGAGCGCGTCATCGAGGAGCGTGCGGCCGGCGATGCGAGCCGCGCCGCCGGCATCCGCGAGCAGGTCCAGTCGCTGATCGGCGGCGACCTGCAGGCCATACGCCCCGGCTCCGAGCAGGCGATGAAGCTCAAGGCGATGCTGATCGAGCAGCGCATGTGGTCCCAATACCTCGAAGTCGGGATCGGTCCCGATGCCGAGGTCTTCACCAAGGCGCCGGTGATGTCGGCGGTGGGCACCGGCGCGGACATCGGCATCCATCCGGAGTCCGCCTGGAACAACCCCGAGCCCGAGGTGGTGCTCGCCGTGTCCAGCCGCGGCGCCGTGGTCGGCGCCGCGCTGGGCAACGACGTCAACCTGCGCGACTTCGAGGGCCGCAGCGCCCTGTTGCTCGGCAAGGCGAAGGACAACAACGCGTCGTGCGCGATCGGCCCGTTCATCCGTCTGTTCGATGCCGGCTTCTCGCTGGCCGACGTGCGCCAGCAGGACATCGAGCTGGTGGTGGCCGGCACGGACGGCTTCGTGCTGAACGGCGCGAGCACCATGCGCGCCATCAGCCGCGATCCGCAGGAGCTGGCCGACCAGACCGCCGGAAAGAACCACCAGTATCCCGACGGCTTCATGCTGTTCCTCGGCACGCTGTTCGCGCCGGTGGAGGACCGCGATGCGCCCGGCCGCGGCTTCACGCACCACGTCGGCGACATCGTGAGCATCCGCAGCCGCCATCTCGGCACGCTGCGCAATCGCGTCGACACCTGCGACCGCATCGCGCCGTGGACCTTCGGCTTGCGCGCGCTGATGGGCAATCTGGCCGCGCGCGGGCTGCTGGGCGGCCTCTGA